A window from Thermoanaerobaculia bacterium encodes these proteins:
- a CDS encoding ABC transporter ATP-binding protein, whose product MIELSRVEKFYPTGPSKTWVLRQIDLRIDEGEFVSIMGPSGSGKTTLLSIMGMLDADWSGEYRFLGEPIHEMKPKQRAEIAKKNVGFVFQQYHLLDNLTVRENLDVPLSYRNVKGSERAAMVADMLDRFQIVGKKDLFPTQLSGGQQQLVGVARALIANPKLILADEPTGNLHSDQGREIMELFKRLNAAGTTIVQVTHSETNAAYGNRIVRLRDGWLVK is encoded by the coding sequence ATGATCGAACTCTCCCGCGTCGAAAAGTTCTATCCCACGGGACCGTCGAAGACCTGGGTCCTCCGCCAGATCGACCTCCGGATCGACGAAGGCGAATTCGTCTCGATCATGGGACCGTCCGGCTCCGGAAAGACGACGCTCCTTTCGATCATGGGGATGCTCGACGCCGACTGGTCGGGGGAATACCGGTTCCTCGGCGAGCCGATCCACGAGATGAAACCGAAGCAACGGGCGGAGATCGCCAAGAAGAACGTCGGCTTCGTCTTTCAGCAGTATCACCTCCTGGACAACCTGACCGTCCGCGAGAACCTGGACGTCCCCCTCTCCTACCGGAACGTGAAGGGCTCGGAACGGGCCGCGATGGTCGCCGACATGCTCGACCGGTTCCAGATCGTCGGGAAAAAGGACCTCTTCCCGACGCAGCTCTCCGGGGGACAGCAGCAGCTCGTCGGCGTCGCGCGGGCGCTGATCGCGAATCCGAAGCTGATTCTCGCCGACGAGCCGACGGGGAACCTCCACTCCGACCAGGGGCGCGAGATCATGGAGCTCTTCAAGAGGCTGAATGCGGCGGGCACGACGATCGTGCAGGTCACGCACTCGGAGACGAACGCCGCGTACGGGAACCGGATCGTGAGGCTCAGGGACGGCTGGCTCGTCAAATGA
- a CDS encoding sigma-54 dependent transcriptional regulator, with protein sequence MRPSPPARILVADDQPDVLEALRLLLKTERYATETAPSPAAVLDAVRRREYDALLMDLNYARDTTSGQEGLDLLSRLREIDDHLPVIVMTAWGSIDLAVEAMRRGARDFIQKPWDNARLLATVRTQVELGAALRRGRRLEAENRVLREIAPSFIADSPAMQPVLQMIARVGPTDANVLVTGESGTGKGLVAQALHAASPRAAGPFVAINMGGLPEGVFESELFGHVRGAFTDAKADRIGRFELAAGGTLFQDEIANLTLAQQARLLRVIETGEFEAVGSSRTRKVDVRIISATNADLRTEVAAGRFRQDLLFRLNTVEIPLPPLRERRDDLPALAEQFLRQHAGKHRKPAVGFGPAALETMRAYAWPGNVRELEHVVERAVLMAEGREIRAADLGLSPASAPATAVEEMSLEEVETLLIRKALARFDGNVSRAAEFLGLSRSALYRRLQRYGL encoded by the coding sequence ATGCGGCCATCGCCTCCCGCGCGAATCCTCGTCGCCGACGACCAGCCGGACGTGCTGGAGGCCCTGCGTCTCCTCCTGAAGACGGAGCGCTACGCGACGGAGACGGCTCCCTCTCCGGCCGCCGTCCTCGACGCGGTCCGGCGGCGCGAGTACGACGCGCTCCTGATGGACCTGAACTACGCGCGGGACACGACCTCCGGGCAGGAAGGTCTGGACCTCCTCAGCCGGCTGCGCGAGATCGACGACCATCTCCCGGTGATCGTCATGACGGCGTGGGGGTCGATCGACCTCGCCGTCGAGGCGATGCGCCGCGGCGCCCGGGATTTCATCCAGAAGCCGTGGGACAACGCGCGCCTCCTCGCGACGGTCCGAACCCAGGTGGAGCTCGGCGCCGCGCTCCGCCGCGGACGGCGCCTGGAGGCGGAGAACCGCGTTCTCCGCGAGATCGCCCCGTCGTTCATCGCCGACTCCCCCGCGATGCAGCCGGTCCTTCAGATGATCGCCCGGGTCGGTCCGACCGACGCGAACGTCCTCGTCACGGGCGAGAGCGGCACCGGGAAGGGCCTGGTCGCGCAGGCGCTCCATGCCGCGTCGCCGCGCGCCGCGGGTCCGTTCGTCGCGATCAACATGGGGGGCCTGCCGGAGGGCGTCTTCGAGAGCGAGCTCTTCGGCCACGTACGCGGCGCCTTCACCGACGCGAAAGCCGATCGCATCGGCCGGTTCGAGCTCGCGGCCGGGGGGACTCTGTTCCAGGACGAGATCGCGAACCTGACGCTCGCGCAGCAGGCGCGGCTCCTCCGGGTGATCGAAACCGGCGAATTCGAGGCGGTCGGTTCCTCGCGCACCCGGAAGGTCGACGTCCGGATCATCTCGGCGACCAACGCCGACCTGCGGACGGAAGTCGCGGCCGGACGGTTCCGGCAGGACCTCCTCTTCCGGCTGAACACCGTCGAGATTCCCCTTCCCCCGCTCCGGGAAAGACGAGACGACCTTCCGGCGCTGGCGGAGCAGTTCCTGCGGCAGCACGCCGGCAAGCACCGGAAGCCGGCCGTCGGTTTCGGCCCGGCCGCGCTCGAGACGATGCGCGCCTACGCCTGGCCCGGCAACGTCCGCGAGCTCGAGCACGTCGTGGAACGCGCCGTGCTCATGGCGGAGGGACGGGAGATCCGCGCCGCGGATCTCGGGCTCTCTCCGGCGAGCGCGCCCGCGACGGCCGTCGAGGAAATGAGCCTCGAAGAGGTGGAGACGCTCCTCATCCGGAAGGCGCTCGCGCGCTTCGACGGGAACGTGAGCCGGGCGGCGGAATTCCTCGGCCTTTCCCGCAGCGCGTTGTACCGCCGCCTCCAGCGGTACGGTCTGTGA
- a CDS encoding ATP-binding protein, with protein MSRRKLSHESQVLRLALAAGLPALLACVVLLWLDRTDPRLSIPLIAILTALWLGFAFAVRERVVRSLQTVANLIGGLRESDYSLRGRELGGDDAMGDVVWEINQLTEILQQQRFGAIESAALLKAVMTKIEIAIFAFDDEERVRIANRAGERLLGAPMDRLLGRTAADLGVADWLTGAPAKTIQGPIAGRSGRWAVRRSVFRERGRPQQLVVVADLQQALREEERQAWQRIIRVLGHELNNSLAPIQSIAESLQGIVAHGDRPEDWESDLRRGLQVIGARAAALSRFMDGYRQLARLPAPQPRPVVLEELARRVAGLETRVRVEIRSGPPVVLDADADQIEQLLINVIRNAADAALETGGGVVLSWRDHPDEVEITVTDGGPGLANTANLFVPFFTTKPGGSGIGLSLSRQIAEAHGGSLSLENRRDAKGCVARLVLPLRGAAGD; from the coding sequence GTGAGCCGCCGGAAACTCAGCCACGAATCGCAGGTCCTCCGGCTGGCGCTCGCGGCGGGGCTCCCCGCGCTCCTCGCGTGCGTCGTGCTCCTCTGGCTCGACCGGACGGACCCGCGGCTCTCGATTCCGCTGATCGCGATCCTGACGGCGCTCTGGCTCGGGTTCGCGTTCGCGGTCCGCGAGCGGGTCGTCCGGTCGCTCCAGACCGTCGCGAACCTGATCGGCGGCCTCCGGGAGAGCGACTATTCCCTCCGCGGGAGGGAGCTCGGCGGGGACGACGCGATGGGAGACGTCGTCTGGGAGATCAACCAGCTGACGGAGATCCTGCAGCAGCAGAGATTCGGCGCGATCGAGTCCGCGGCGCTGCTGAAGGCGGTCATGACGAAGATCGAGATCGCGATCTTCGCGTTCGACGACGAGGAACGCGTGCGCATCGCCAACCGCGCCGGCGAGCGGCTCCTCGGCGCGCCGATGGACCGCCTGCTCGGGCGGACGGCGGCCGATCTCGGCGTCGCCGACTGGCTCACCGGGGCGCCCGCGAAGACCATCCAGGGGCCGATCGCCGGCCGGTCGGGGCGCTGGGCCGTCCGGCGCTCGGTGTTCCGGGAACGAGGACGCCCCCAGCAGCTCGTCGTCGTGGCCGATCTCCAGCAGGCGCTCCGGGAGGAGGAGCGCCAGGCCTGGCAGCGGATCATCCGCGTCCTCGGGCACGAGCTCAACAACTCGCTCGCGCCGATCCAGTCGATCGCGGAGAGCCTCCAGGGAATCGTCGCGCACGGCGACCGGCCCGAGGACTGGGAATCGGACCTTCGCCGCGGCCTCCAGGTGATCGGCGCGCGCGCCGCCGCGCTCTCCCGGTTCATGGACGGCTACCGGCAGCTCGCCCGTCTTCCCGCGCCGCAGCCGCGTCCGGTCGTCCTGGAGGAGCTCGCGCGCCGGGTTGCCGGCCTCGAAACGCGCGTGCGGGTGGAAATCCGCAGCGGGCCGCCCGTCGTCCTCGACGCCGACGCCGATCAGATCGAGCAGCTCCTCATCAACGTGATCCGGAACGCGGCGGACGCCGCCCTCGAAACCGGGGGGGGCGTCGTGCTCTCGTGGCGCGACCACCCCGACGAGGTCGAGATCACGGTGACCGACGGCGGACCCGGTCTCGCGAACACCGCCAACCTCTTCGTCCCTTTCTTCACCACGAAGCCGGGGGGCTCCGGGATCGGCCTCTCGCTCTCGCGCCAGATCGCCGAGGCGCACGGCGGATCGCTGTCTCTCGAGAACCGGCGCGACGCGAAAGGATGCGTGGCGAGGCTGGTCCTGCCGCTGAGGGGCGCCGCGGGCGACTGA
- a CDS encoding phospholipase D-like domain-containing protein, which yields MTLSARRRVLAATVVLAAALQLRCTVTHSVLASEKREIYHFVPDFGVSDPQFRRSLDTLSSNMVGGNAARILKNGDQIFPAMTGDIRNAKVSVDLETYIFQPDDAGRQFAAAMIDAAKRGVEVRFLIDDYGSKLGDLEEPLKQAGVKVRVYRPIRLFSIYKIGKRTHRKLLIVDGDVGYTGGLGIDERWLGDARNTKEWRDTQVRVEGPVVPQMQAIFAEDWTYTTGEILAGDKFYPKVAPRGNIEVEAIKASRGDASSVPKELYYMAIQAARRSILIQNAYFLPDKQTRNALIRAKKRGVDVRVMVPGTNIDLPMVRLASRLHYGPLLDAGIQIYEYQPTMMHNKTFVVDGVFSTIGSINFDQRSMGKNAEESLAFYDRGFAAEVTAMFEDDWKRCRQVTRQKWEHRGLAARISEMIFWIWEPYY from the coding sequence GTGACGCTTTCCGCCCGCCGCCGGGTTCTGGCCGCGACCGTCGTCCTCGCGGCGGCGCTCCAGCTTCGCTGCACGGTGACGCACAGCGTGCTCGCTTCCGAAAAGCGGGAAATCTACCATTTCGTTCCCGACTTCGGCGTCTCGGACCCGCAGTTCCGTCGATCGCTCGACACGCTGAGCAGCAACATGGTCGGCGGGAATGCGGCCCGGATCCTGAAGAACGGCGACCAGATCTTTCCCGCGATGACCGGCGACATCCGGAACGCGAAAGTGAGCGTCGATCTCGAGACCTACATTTTCCAGCCGGACGATGCGGGACGGCAGTTCGCCGCCGCGATGATCGACGCCGCGAAACGCGGGGTCGAGGTCCGGTTCCTGATCGACGATTACGGGAGCAAGCTCGGCGATCTCGAGGAGCCGCTCAAGCAGGCGGGCGTCAAGGTCCGCGTCTACAGGCCGATCCGGCTCTTTTCGATCTACAAGATCGGAAAACGCACTCATCGCAAGCTCCTCATCGTCGACGGCGACGTCGGCTACACCGGCGGCCTCGGGATCGACGAGCGCTGGCTCGGCGACGCGCGGAACACGAAGGAATGGCGCGACACCCAGGTTCGCGTGGAGGGGCCGGTGGTCCCGCAGATGCAGGCGATCTTCGCCGAGGACTGGACGTACACGACCGGGGAGATCCTCGCGGGGGACAAGTTCTACCCGAAGGTCGCGCCTCGCGGGAACATCGAGGTCGAGGCGATCAAGGCGTCTCGCGGCGACGCGTCCTCGGTCCCGAAAGAGCTCTATTACATGGCGATCCAGGCGGCGCGGCGGTCCATCCTCATTCAGAACGCCTATTTCCTGCCGGACAAGCAGACCCGCAACGCCCTGATCCGCGCCAAAAAGCGGGGCGTCGACGTCCGCGTGATGGTTCCGGGAACGAACATCGACCTTCCGATGGTGCGTCTCGCCTCGCGGCTGCATTACGGGCCCCTGCTGGATGCGGGAATCCAGATCTACGAATACCAGCCGACCATGATGCACAACAAGACCTTCGTGGTCGACGGCGTCTTCTCGACGATCGGCTCGATCAATTTCGACCAGCGCTCGATGGGGAAGAACGCCGAGGAGAGCCTCGCCTTCTACGACCGGGGCTTCGCCGCCGAAGTCACGGCGATGTTCGAGGACGACTGGAAGCGCTGCCGGCAGGTGACGCGCCAGAAGTGGGAGCACCGGGGACTGGCGGCCCGGATCAGCGAGATGATTTTCTGGATCTGGGAACCTTACTACTAA
- a CDS encoding YraN family protein — MTLRGTWASLAARLRRALAPGPAAERKPVATRASGERGESLAVSFLRRNGFRIRERNFRTPAGELDVIAEEADLLCFVEVKWRRGPVAGHPAAAVTPEKQRRIARAAEWYLARRRLHGRACRFDVVAIVGNEDDVPSATLYRDAFRGPFPPRRPS; from the coding sequence GTGACGCTCCGTGGAACGTGGGCTTCGCTCGCCGCCCGGCTGCGCCGGGCGCTCGCGCCGGGGCCGGCGGCCGAACGGAAGCCCGTCGCGACCCGCGCGTCGGGAGAGCGGGGCGAGTCCCTCGCCGTCTCGTTCCTCCGGCGGAACGGTTTTCGAATCCGCGAACGGAACTTCCGCACTCCGGCCGGCGAGCTCGACGTGATCGCGGAGGAGGCGGACCTGCTCTGCTTCGTCGAGGTGAAATGGCGGCGCGGGCCGGTCGCGGGACATCCGGCGGCGGCCGTCACTCCCGAGAAACAGAGACGGATCGCCCGGGCGGCGGAGTGGTACCTCGCTCGCCGCCGCCTGCACGGACGCGCTTGCCGCTTCGACGTCGTCGCGATCGTCGGGAACGAAGACGACGTCCCGTCGGCGACGCTCTACCGCGACGCCTTTCGCGGTCCCTTCCCGCCGCGCCGCCCATCCTGA